The Eulemur rufifrons isolate Redbay chromosome 12, OSU_ERuf_1, whole genome shotgun sequence DNA window gttgtttttccaGTAGTTGTCATGGAactatatttatgatatttatatatttaacttgATTAACAGTCTTCGCATATGAAACCtcttattttctgtgtatttaattatctcattctttctttaagCCTTCTCAGTTTCATGTTATGctcaggaatgtctttctcattccaagctaagaaaaatatttctttgctttttctttgattacatttacagttttgcctttgcttttttaatgctttttgcgGTTATGATTTGCGGTGTATGATTTTACCTGTAGGGTTCTACATGTGATTTCTTCTGAATGTGGAGTTTCTTTACTAAGAATCTGGAAgtccgggccgggcgcggtggctcacgcctgtaatcctagcactctgggaggccgaggcgggcggatcgctcaaggtcaggagtttgagaccagcctgagcaagagcgagaccccgtctctactaaaaatagaaaaaaattatatggacaactaaaaatatatatatagaaaaattagccgggcatagtggcgcatgcctgtagtcccagctactcgggaggctgaggcaggaggatcgcttgagcccaggagtttgaggttgctgtgagctaggctgacgccacggcactcactctagcctgggcaacaaagcgagactctgtctcaaaaaaaaaaaaaaaaaaagaatctggaagTCCTTGGGCCGGGTGGGGCTGAGGCTCCCTGCACGTGTGACCTCTGACTCCCGCCTGCTCTCTGCACTAGGTGGAGGCTGCCTGGCTGGAGAGTCGGATCCGGCAGGAGTTCGACAAGCTGCGGGAGTTCCTGCGGGTGGAGGAGCAGGCCATCCTGGACGCCATGGCCGAGGAGACGAGGCAGAAGCAGCTGCTGGCCGAGGAGAAAATGAAGCAGCTCACGGAGGAAACGGAGGTGCTGGCCCATGAGATCGAGCGTCTGCAGATGGAGATGAAGGAAGACGATGTTTCTTTTCTCATGGTAAGGAGCTCCACATCTGGATTCTGGGACAGGGGCCAGATGTCAGGGACCAGCTCGGAGCCAGCGATCACCAACCCTGGCCAACCCACTCTTCCTGGCGCTTCCCGGGTGCTGGCCTGGGGGCACGTACAGGTGATGCGCTTTGTCCCAAAAGGCTAAAAAGACTAATTGGAGCAGAGTTCCTTGGCAggctcttatttttctcttaactttctcttcttcccccctccccaccccacactcacTCTTGTTCTcaatttttgtgtcttgtttcttctttctaccCTTTTATAAAATGGAGTCTTTTAAGATTattcagttatttaaattttGGATTTAAATATGATGCCTTGGTATTCCTTCTTCTCAAGAAAAGGATGGTTTTATTCTCTCTTTAAACTAATAATATTGAGtccatttttacttccttttattgatttcatttctacTTCATGAGCCATCGGTGCTTACAGAGAAGTTTCTGTAACTTGAAAGCCGGTGTGCAGATCAGTGAGCATAGGGAGGTCTCTCTGCTCCCTGGAGAAGAGCTGAACTCTCTGGAAAAGGGAGTCCTTTTAGAACGGAGTAGGCAGGGATGGGGACATCTCTCTGTTCAGGCGGGTGCCACTTCGTGGGCCAGAACTTTACCAGTTCTCTGCCTTATACAAAGCCTTGATGTCTCCTGTCTCCAAAATGCCACCGATTATGAAATCATCCACTGGGTTTTAAGAGCTGGGTCCTGCCGATTAGGAAATTGGAAGTGTTGTCTTGCCCAGCACCCAGTGTGCTTTCAGGAATGGTTtctggctccttttttttttttttttttaaataacagctttattgagatataattcacatactacattttctctacatctgtgtctctgtttttttttttctttttttccagaaacacAAGAGCCGAAAACGCCGGTAAGTTGCTAAAGCTGGTAGAGGGGATGGGAAAAGCAGGCAGGATACCAGGGGTGCAAACTTCAGCggccccagggccaggcaggtaaCAGCCAGCTGGGTGCGACACAGAAGGAATGGCGGGGCCTGGCCAGGTGGAGAGAGCCCCTTCCACAGCATCCTAAATCTGGTCGGCGCTGGGCGGAGTGTCATTCTCCTGAGCGTGGAGGGTCCCCATCCACCGTGCACAGAGGGAGAACATGGCTCATAGTTCTCAGGGGGTCATCCAACAGTAGGGTTGTTCTTGGTCAGCCCCCTGCCTCCAAGAGCCCCAAGCCACACTCGTTTGTGTTGGGTTCGCAGGGCTGGATGAGGAAGAGCTGTGTCCCAGTCAGAGCTGTGCAAAGATGGAAGAGAGAGCTTGGGGCAGTAGTGAGTTCGCTGTGCTCACTACTCACTGGCGGTGTGCGAGCCAAAGCCGGATGACACCTTGTGACTGGTGGACTAGGGCACCGTTAGGGTCCCTTCCAACTCAGACATCCCATGAGCCAGATGTGTAAGTGTGATTTCTGCCCACGAGGATGGCAGCTGTGGCGAAGAACCTCCTATTTGTGTTTCTCCCAGCTGGGGCAGGGTGAGCCCTCGTACTGGATCCTGAAAGGCTATAGCAGCCCAGGGGGCCCCTGGCCTGTCTCCCATCTGAGTCCCATCCAGTCTTGTCTTGGGGAAGGCGGCCAGGAGACTTGGGACTGAGGCGAGGGAACAAGCCCTGTTGCCAGATTCCAGTTAACCCAGTTTGGCAGAGGATgtgtggccctggccctggccctgcccaacACCTGGTTCTCCTTCCCAGACTCTTCTGCACCGTGGAGCCCGAGCCCGTGCAGCCCGGCATGCTCATCGACGTCTGCAAGTACCTGGACTCCCTGCAGTACCGCGTCTGGAAGAAGATGGTCGGGTCTGTGGAATCCGGTCAGTGGGGGCGCGGGCAGGTGTTCTAAGCATGGGGGTGGTTCTTCATGCTGGCAGAGAGCCAGCTGGACTCGCCTCTGCCAGGCCCCACGTGCTCAGAGCTCCTTCCTCCTTCAGCTCATCTCCCGCCGGCCCTCCAGGCAGGTCTTCTGGTCCCCTTCACTCTGGCCAGACAGTCCTaccctcccctgggctcctgaCACTCTGCCACCTCTTCAGAGAGGGAAACCAGCTTCCCTCTCTATTCAGAACTGTGTCATATATATGAAGCAAGACTTCCTTGCTCCAGGGTCACCTTTCCCAAAGGAACTCCAGCCACTGTGTCCTGGCTGTACAGGGAGGGATGCCAGTGACCCAGGGGAGTGGCACGTGCTTTTCTGAGCCATCACAGGGTCTTGGGAATGTGATGAGTCCCTGCCCATATAGTTCcctgtggctgccataacaaaagacCATAGACTGGGGGGCTTAGAACGAtagaaattcattctctcacagttggatctctgcctcctctgccaCCCCACCTTCTCCCCTGGGCACCTTTGTGTCccttctctttttataaagatcCCAGTCATTGCGTTAGGGGCCCACCCTTCTCCAGCCTGACTTCCTCTTAACTAATACATCTGCAGCGACCCCATTCCCAAGTAAGGTCACGTTCTCAGGGACTGGGTTAGGACGGCCACGTATCTTTTTGGGGGGCACAGTCCAACCCTTTAACACCACTCCTCAGCTCCAGGCAGCTTCCTGCGTGGACAAGGTGGGGCTTGGGGTTGGCGTGGCTGAGGGGAGGGGTGTCAGGTTTGCTGATTTCCGCGTGTCCCCTCTCTCTCAGTGCCCTTCAGCTTAGACCCCAACACCGCGGCCGGCTGGCTCTCCGTGTCCGACGACCTCACCAGCGTCACCAACCACGGCTACCGCGTACAGGTGGAGAACCCGGAGCGCTTCTCCTCGGCGCCCTGCCTGCTGGGCTCCCGCGTCTTCTCGCAGGGCTCCCACGCCTGGGAGGTGGCGCTCGGGGGGCTGCAGAGCTGGCGGGTGGGCGTGGTGCGGGTGCGGCAGGACGCCGGCACCGAGGGCCACTCGCACAGTTGCTACCACGACACGCGCTCGGGCTTCTGGTACGTGTGCCGCACGCAGGGCGTGGAGGGGGACCACTGCGTGACCTCAGACCCGGCCACGTCGCCGTTGGTCCTGGCCATTCCGCGCCGCCTGCGCGTGGAGCTGGAGTGCGAAGAGGGCGAGCTGTCTTTCTACGACGCCGAGCGCCACTGCCACCTGTACACCTTCCACGCCCGTTTCGGGGCGGTGCGGCCCTACTTCTACCTGGGCGGCGCGCGGGGGGACGGGCCCCTGGAGCCCCTGCGCATCTGCCCCCTGCGCGTCAGCGTCAAGGAGGAACTGGACGGCTGAGCTGGCCCAGCCCTCCCGGTGCCGCCCGGTCTTGTGCCACGGCCCTGTTTCTCTTTCTGCGCCCTCCCTGGTGCCGCACTCGCCTGGACGCCTGCCTCCTGGCGGGGGTCTTCCTCCCGTCCTGTCTGGTCCTTTTCCGTGACTCCAGGCCATGCGCCTCTCTCTATGTTTGTTCCCTTCTCTGCCCACAATAGGAGCCATCCAGGGGGTACCTCGGCGGGCCAGGCTCTCCCCAGAGCCCTGGCACCTTCAGGGGGGTTAATGTTTGCTTCTAGAAAGggcttgttttaaaaatgtagattttattgTTATCAGGTGCGATCAGCCAATCGTGATCAGCCAATCGTGAGACGTACTGCCATTGGAAAGATCGTTTGTCACTCACAGTTCCCTGGAGGAGAGGGCAGGCCAGGCCACAGGGCACGTAGGAAATACTGGGTTGGTCAGGAGGTGGAGGACTGGGGGACAGGGGGGTGAGAGACCATACTGTGCTTTTCTCAGGAAGGAACAGGCAGGGCAAAGTGGACGGGCACAGGATCGGCTGGCTGGAGTGATTTCAGCAgctctgggcacagtggctgccGCTGGCTGTCTGCTACCTGGCGCTGGAATGGTCAGCACCAGGGAATACTGGCTTGGACGGAGAGAGCCCTGTGAGAGGCAGGTACAGGAGGTGGTGGGGGCGTAGCCCTGGGTGGCCTGGTTTGCTCCAGCCCAGGTGTTTgctggcctgggaggggcagtctctcCAGGGCCAGTGGCATCCCGGATGCCAGAGCATCAGGGATAcagtaataagaaaatatagttcCTGCAGGGCTGCTGCCGTGACTCTGGGACAGGACCCGGGGCTCAGCTTGTCTTTTACTTTATGtcagtattttaaaacttctctcTTTTCCCATCAGATCAGCTCTGATTTATATCTATACCTCTTGGATGATTTCCTCTGAACAGAGGGTTCTGGagcacttaaaaacaaaatctttacaACAGTGGTGTCGGCCTGTTCCCcggggcctcagtgtcctcacctgtggATGAGACAGGGCTGGACCAGGGCGTCCTTCTGTGGTTGCGGTGGAGGAAGTTCCTCTGGTTCATTCTCATCAGTCCgacaagggaaggaaaggagggccCTTTTTCAgttaggaagaaaggaaagggctgCCGCCCAGGGGTGGCACCTTGGTTGCTGCCCTAGACACTGTGTgagaggggagggtggcaggTGACGCCTGCTCTTCTCCGCTGACTTCAACCTGCTCATTCTTGCTCTGCTACTTGCGTTTTCATCCCAAATTTCTTCTCCCTCCACGTGCCTGCAGGCTTGTACCTGTGCTTGTTCTCTCTCACACGTGCCTCCagagagtttttaattttcaactcACCGTGTCCCAGGGAGCGGCATCGTAAGAACAGTGTTAAAATTGGGGGCACATTCCTGGCCCAGGACTCGgagtcctgcctcctgcctgtaCCCCCAGTTCACAACACCGTTTCAAACAACTTATGACTCACACCTCTTAGTTGGTGATAAATGCGTACATACATTGGTTACATAAAAAGCAGGGCCAGGGAAGAAATGCCGCCCTGTGAAGCGGGTGGGTTGGGAGAGGTGAGGCTGTTGGCAAACGAGTGCATGTGCCTGGTTGAAGATGCATCAGCACTTCGGGAGCCAAACCCGTCTGAGAACGTACACCCTCCACTATAAACTACCCGGCCGATCAAATACAATTTCTATATAATAAACTTGACTGGAAATTATTTTGTCAGTTAtgcaataaactttttttaaacctGGTTCTTAGTGTGCAtacaataaacttttaaaaatgatttttttattttcaccttAGATattgaaagagattttttaaaaaaacatgacaaTTTGAATAGCTtaggcctatttttaaaaaaaatgatatttgagcTAAAACCCACTATTTTCCTTTCAGTGTTCTTATAAGCagaagttcatccatgttgtagtgggTGTCTGACTTTATTCCATTCTATTgttggataatattccattgtatggaatgACATACAATATTaccttttatccattcatcaattggtggacatttggacTGTTTCTACTTTtcaactattatgaataatgctgctatgaacattggctTACATGTTTTTATGcggacatatgttttcagttctctttggtatatacctaggagatttgctggatcatatagtaactCTGTTGAACCCTTTGAGGTGCTCCCAAGCTGTTTTCCAGTGCGGCTGCGCCATTTTTCATTcgcaccagcagtgtgtgagtgttctgaTTGCCCCACGTCCTTGTCAGCACTTGCTACTTTCTGTCTTTTACCTTAGCCATCCTAGTTGgggtgaagtagtatctcattgtagtttgatctgcatttccccaATGGCTAATGATATCatgcatcttttcttgtgcttactggccatttgtatatcttcttaggAGAACTGTCTTCAgttcctttcctcatttttaattgggttgtctttattattgagttgtaagagttctttatattccAGATACCAGTCCCTTTATCAGACATACGATTTATAAAACTTCTCTCTCATCCTGTGAgctgtttcattttcttgatgcTGCACTTTGAAGcactaaagtttttaattttgatgatgtccagtttttatttttcttttgttgcttatgtaTCCTAGAAAATCTTAATTTCTGACACTGCCCTAAGTCTGTGTATTCTAAGTTCTGGATTCTGGCTCAGGGATGGGGCAGTTGTTCTGTTGGCAGGAAGCCCTAGTCCAACAGTCCGTTAATTCTTCCCTTAAACCCTCTCCTGCCCTCGCCTTCCACTCACCCCATCTCATGCCCCTTCTTGTTACTGTGTTCTGGCGTGAGGCCGCCGCTCCCCGGGAAGCCTCCTGTAGTTCAGCGCCTTCTGCTGCTCAGCCCAGCCCATGCTCTGCGGCCAGATGCACCGTCCTTCAGCCTCCCCTGCCACCCCCTGGGACCCTGCTCCCCACCTGCCCACGCGCATTCCTCCAGGGCAGCTCCCAGAGCTCACTGTCACCTGCTCTGCCTTTGCACCTGGACTTTCCTGACTTCTGTCCCACACGCAGTTCCAGCCAGTCCAGGCTCCCGTTCTCCTTTACCTGGGGACTGTTGTCATTGGAATGTCCTGACATCAATTACTCTGGCTGTTGGGCATATTGGCTCTACCACTTACGTGCTGCATCCCCTGGGCACACACTTCACCTGCCCGAGCTCATCTGTTCCTCTAGAGATGGGGATCGCCACCCCCCGCACCCCCTCCTGGAGGTGTAATgctgagttagggttagggcgtgcTGAGCATTTCAGAAACGGAGCCACGGGAGCAGGCTTGGGAGCACCAAACAAGAGAACGTGAGGGTCCCTTGCTGACCTCCCTGGCTCCCTGTCACCTCCACATCAGCCACTGGGTATTAGTTGGTCAGAATTTGGTGCACAAGGCCATTTCTTTCTCCCTTGCTTCCTCTTGCTGGTGGAGAATGAAATTGCTCTCAAC harbors:
- the TRIM35 gene encoding E3 ubiquitin-protein ligase TRIM35; amino-acid sequence: MERSPDASPGPSRSFKEELLCAVCYDPFRDAVTLRCGHNFCRLCVNRCWEVQVAPTCPVCKDRASPADLRTNHTLNNLVEKLLREEAEGARWAGHRSSRVCRLHRGQFSLFCLEDKELLCCSCQADPRHQGHRVQPVKDTAHDFRAKCRNMEHALREKAKAFWAMRRSYEAIAKHNQVEAAWLESRIRQEFDKLREFLRVEEQAILDAMAEETRQKQLLAEEKMKQLTEETEVLAHEIERLQMEMKEDDVSFLMKHKSRKRRLFCTVEPEPVQPGMLIDVCKYLDSLQYRVWKKMVGSVESVPFSLDPNTAAGWLSVSDDLTSVTNHGYRVQVENPERFSSAPCLLGSRVFSQGSHAWEVALGGLQSWRVGVVRVRQDAGTEGHSHSCYHDTRSGFWYVCRTQGVEGDHCVTSDPATSPLVLAIPRRLRVELECEEGELSFYDAERHCHLYTFHARFGAVRPYFYLGGARGDGPLEPLRICPLRVSVKEELDG